Part of the Pseudarthrobacter sp. L1SW genome, CGTCAGCCTTGGCGGCGGCAGCGGCGAGGGCGTCGGTGGACTCTTCCTCGGTGCCGGCCTCGTCATCAGCCTCTGCGTCGAAGTCATCGGAATCGGCGTCATCGGATTCGGGCGCGGAGGACTCAACCTCAGACTCGTTACCGGCTTCTGCCGTGATGTCCGCGGACTCTTCCAGCTCAGTCTCGGTTACCTCGAGCTCCTGCTCAGACACTTGGTCTCCTGCTTCCTCATTGCCTAACATGCCTATTTAAATGGCTCAATTCCGCACACCGGTGCTTCCCTCCGGATTCCCGGACGGAACACTCGGCCTGCGGACGGTGCAGCCTTAGCTGTCCGTGGGGCCTTTACCGCCGAAGAGCCAGCCGACGGCGGATCCGAAACCAACGTCCAGCAGGCTGACGATGACCATCATGATGCCCACGAACACCAGCACCACGAGTGTGTAATTAATCAGTTCCTTGCGGGTTGGTGCAACAACCTTCTTCAGTTCGCCAATGATCTGGCGG contains:
- the secE gene encoding preprotein translocase subunit SecE, which encodes MSEDQVTETAASSSKGRPAKKDAKANFFARIALFVRQIIGELKKVVAPTRKELINYTLVVLVFVGIMMVIVSLLDVGFGSAVGWLFGGKGPTDS